Proteins encoded in a region of the Labrus bergylta chromosome 9, fLabBer1.1, whole genome shotgun sequence genome:
- the ap1ar gene encoding AP-1 complex-associated regulatory protein isoform X1 produces the protein MGNCWGYCVGLFRGHANRIQRGGGSKYFRSSTTGEHYTIEFENLVESDEAESPQPCPRPINEDEMKDLNEHRYAAISAKQKLIDQRLHLELEAQEEKLRLEEEARNAAQREAARLARELKLKEQVSAQRRRGKADGSSYDPQQKEACSGQTSGEDFDVYLQTVKTQSEVFRSNRLPSDTNLITPNTECSWDFTNKTRSTNDDGTSLDLEWEDEEGINRALPAWERSRTEEDILRAALRPSSKPINSGPTSASEDSNALEWENDFVGTNPEDHADTEFEGFINPVLDTLSEDALDCGLRVENQDR, from the exons ATGGGTAATTGCTGGGGTTACTGTGTTGGGCTCTTTAGGGGACACGCCAACAGGATCCAGAGAGGAGGCGG GTCAAAATACTTCCGAAGCAGTACCACAGGGGAGCATTATACAATAGAG TTTGAAAATCTTGTAGAGAGTGATGAG GCTGAGAGCCCACAGCCATGCCCGAG gccaATCAATGAAGATGAGATGAAGGACCTGAACGAGCACCGCTATGCTGCAATCTCAGCCAAGCAGAAGCTGATCGACCAAAGGCTCCATTTGGAA TTAGAGGCACAAGAGGAGAAGTTAAGGCTAGAAGAGGAGGCTAGAAATGCCGCACAGCGTGAGGCCGCCAGGTTGGCACGTGAGCTCAAATTAAAGGAG CAGGTGTCGGCGCAGAGGAGACGGGGGAAAGCAGATGGCTCGAGTTACGATCCTCAGCAAAAAGA GGCCTGTTCTGGACAAACCTCTGGGGAGGATTTTGATGTGTACCTCCAAACTGTAAAAACCCAGTCTGAGGTTTTCAGAAGCAACA GATTGCCCTCTGACACAAACCTGATAACTCCCAACACGGAGTGCAGCTGGGACTTCACCAACAAGACCCGCTCCACTAATGATGACGGGACCTCACTGGACCTAGAGTGGGAAGATGAGGAAG GAATCAATCGTGCACTTCCAGCCTGGGAGAGGTCTCGGACTGAGGAGGACATCTTGCGTGCAGCCCTGAGGCCCAGCAGCAAGCCGATTAACAGCGGCCCAACATCAGCCTCTGAGGATTCAAATGCACTGGAGTGGGAAAATGATTTTGTCGGCACCAATCCAGAGGACCATGCAGACACTGAATTTGAAGGGTTTATCAATCCTGTACTGGACACTCTGTCTGAGGATGCCTTGGACTGCGGCCTCAGGGTGGAGAACCAGGACAGATAG
- the ap1ar gene encoding AP-1 complex-associated regulatory protein isoform X2: MGNCWGYCVGLFRGHANRIQRGGGSKYFRSSTTGEHYTIEFENLVESDEAESPQPCPRPINEDEMKDLNEHRYAAISAKQKLIDQRLHLELEAQEEKLRLEEEARNAAQREAARLARELKLKEVSAQRRRGKADGSSYDPQQKEACSGQTSGEDFDVYLQTVKTQSEVFRSNRLPSDTNLITPNTECSWDFTNKTRSTNDDGTSLDLEWEDEEGINRALPAWERSRTEEDILRAALRPSSKPINSGPTSASEDSNALEWENDFVGTNPEDHADTEFEGFINPVLDTLSEDALDCGLRVENQDR, translated from the exons ATGGGTAATTGCTGGGGTTACTGTGTTGGGCTCTTTAGGGGACACGCCAACAGGATCCAGAGAGGAGGCGG GTCAAAATACTTCCGAAGCAGTACCACAGGGGAGCATTATACAATAGAG TTTGAAAATCTTGTAGAGAGTGATGAG GCTGAGAGCCCACAGCCATGCCCGAG gccaATCAATGAAGATGAGATGAAGGACCTGAACGAGCACCGCTATGCTGCAATCTCAGCCAAGCAGAAGCTGATCGACCAAAGGCTCCATTTGGAA TTAGAGGCACAAGAGGAGAAGTTAAGGCTAGAAGAGGAGGCTAGAAATGCCGCACAGCGTGAGGCCGCCAGGTTGGCACGTGAGCTCAAATTAAAGGAG GTGTCGGCGCAGAGGAGACGGGGGAAAGCAGATGGCTCGAGTTACGATCCTCAGCAAAAAGA GGCCTGTTCTGGACAAACCTCTGGGGAGGATTTTGATGTGTACCTCCAAACTGTAAAAACCCAGTCTGAGGTTTTCAGAAGCAACA GATTGCCCTCTGACACAAACCTGATAACTCCCAACACGGAGTGCAGCTGGGACTTCACCAACAAGACCCGCTCCACTAATGATGACGGGACCTCACTGGACCTAGAGTGGGAAGATGAGGAAG GAATCAATCGTGCACTTCCAGCCTGGGAGAGGTCTCGGACTGAGGAGGACATCTTGCGTGCAGCCCTGAGGCCCAGCAGCAAGCCGATTAACAGCGGCCCAACATCAGCCTCTGAGGATTCAAATGCACTGGAGTGGGAAAATGATTTTGTCGGCACCAATCCAGAGGACCATGCAGACACTGAATTTGAAGGGTTTATCAATCCTGTACTGGACACTCTGTCTGAGGATGCCTTGGACTGCGGCCTCAGGGTGGAGAACCAGGACAGATAG
- the ap1ar gene encoding AP-1 complex-associated regulatory protein isoform X3 codes for MGNCWGYCVGLFRGHANRIQRGGGSKYFRSSTTGEHYTIEFENLVESDEAESPQPCPRPINEDEMKDLNEHRYAAISAKQKLIDQRLHLEQVSAQRRRGKADGSSYDPQQKEACSGQTSGEDFDVYLQTVKTQSEVFRSNRLPSDTNLITPNTECSWDFTNKTRSTNDDGTSLDLEWEDEEGINRALPAWERSRTEEDILRAALRPSSKPINSGPTSASEDSNALEWENDFVGTNPEDHADTEFEGFINPVLDTLSEDALDCGLRVENQDR; via the exons ATGGGTAATTGCTGGGGTTACTGTGTTGGGCTCTTTAGGGGACACGCCAACAGGATCCAGAGAGGAGGCGG GTCAAAATACTTCCGAAGCAGTACCACAGGGGAGCATTATACAATAGAG TTTGAAAATCTTGTAGAGAGTGATGAG GCTGAGAGCCCACAGCCATGCCCGAG gccaATCAATGAAGATGAGATGAAGGACCTGAACGAGCACCGCTATGCTGCAATCTCAGCCAAGCAGAAGCTGATCGACCAAAGGCTCCATTTGGAA CAGGTGTCGGCGCAGAGGAGACGGGGGAAAGCAGATGGCTCGAGTTACGATCCTCAGCAAAAAGA GGCCTGTTCTGGACAAACCTCTGGGGAGGATTTTGATGTGTACCTCCAAACTGTAAAAACCCAGTCTGAGGTTTTCAGAAGCAACA GATTGCCCTCTGACACAAACCTGATAACTCCCAACACGGAGTGCAGCTGGGACTTCACCAACAAGACCCGCTCCACTAATGATGACGGGACCTCACTGGACCTAGAGTGGGAAGATGAGGAAG GAATCAATCGTGCACTTCCAGCCTGGGAGAGGTCTCGGACTGAGGAGGACATCTTGCGTGCAGCCCTGAGGCCCAGCAGCAAGCCGATTAACAGCGGCCCAACATCAGCCTCTGAGGATTCAAATGCACTGGAGTGGGAAAATGATTTTGTCGGCACCAATCCAGAGGACCATGCAGACACTGAATTTGAAGGGTTTATCAATCCTGTACTGGACACTCTGTCTGAGGATGCCTTGGACTGCGGCCTCAGGGTGGAGAACCAGGACAGATAG